A genome region from Arthrobacter sp. V1I9 includes the following:
- a CDS encoding CpaF family protein has translation MDALGIVEDEVRELIRRRGLDPLHQVGEVRRLVEAAVSDYDERALMGPLPPIGPLDAARRFLFDAVAGFGVLQPLLDDPTIEEVWINAPNEIYVARNGESELTSLSLTDQQVRDLVERMLKSSGRRLDMSSPFVDAALPDGSRLHVVIPDVTRRHWAVNIRKFVVKASRLEHLVELGTLTPQSARFLGAAVSSGLNILVSGATQAGKTTMLNCLAASIGSRERVITVEEIFELQFPLRDVVGLQCRQPNLEGEGAIPLRRLVKEALRMRPDRLVVGEVREAESLDMLIALNSGLPGMCTVHANSAHDAVTKICTLPLLAGENISSAFVVPTVASCIDLVVHCTRRADGRREVTEILALGRRVENGIIESSPVFATIDGMLQPRPNSMPAQEKFARAGYDVAALLDPR, from the coding sequence ATGGACGCGTTGGGAATTGTTGAGGACGAAGTCCGCGAGCTTATCCGCCGCCGCGGGCTTGATCCGCTTCACCAGGTCGGTGAGGTCCGCCGCTTAGTGGAGGCGGCGGTATCAGACTACGACGAACGTGCGCTGATGGGTCCGCTGCCTCCGATCGGCCCTCTGGATGCTGCACGCAGGTTTCTTTTTGATGCTGTCGCCGGATTCGGTGTCCTTCAGCCGCTCTTGGACGATCCGACCATCGAAGAGGTTTGGATCAATGCGCCCAATGAAATCTACGTCGCGAGGAACGGCGAATCGGAGCTAACCTCCCTCAGCCTGACCGATCAACAGGTGCGGGACCTGGTCGAGCGGATGCTGAAGAGCTCCGGCCGCCGCTTGGATATGTCCTCGCCCTTTGTAGATGCAGCGCTGCCGGACGGGTCGAGGTTGCATGTGGTCATCCCGGACGTGACGCGAAGGCACTGGGCAGTCAACATCAGGAAGTTCGTGGTCAAAGCCAGTCGGCTTGAACATCTCGTGGAGCTTGGCACCCTCACCCCGCAGTCGGCCCGCTTCCTTGGCGCTGCAGTTTCCAGTGGGCTTAACATCCTGGTTTCAGGCGCGACTCAGGCCGGCAAGACCACGATGCTGAACTGCCTCGCAGCCAGCATCGGGAGCAGGGAACGCGTCATAACCGTCGAGGAAATTTTCGAGCTGCAGTTTCCCCTTCGGGACGTTGTCGGGTTGCAATGCCGTCAGCCCAACCTTGAAGGTGAGGGTGCGATACCACTGCGACGCCTGGTCAAGGAAGCGCTCCGCATGCGTCCGGACCGGCTGGTGGTGGGCGAAGTCCGGGAGGCCGAGAGCCTCGACATGCTCATCGCCTTAAATTCCGGGCTTCCCGGGATGTGCACTGTCCACGCGAATTCTGCTCATGACGCCGTCACCAAGATCTGCACGCTTCCTTTGCTGGCTGGCGAGAATATCTCCAGCGCGTTCGTTGTGCCCACCGTGGCGTCCTGCATTGATCTGGTGGTGCACTGTACCCGCCGAGCTGACGGACGCAGGGAAGTGACTGAAATCCTCGCCCTTGGCCGACGGGTTGAAAACGGCATCATCGAATCATCACCGGTGTTTGCCACAATCGACGGGATGCTGCAGCCAAGGCCCAACTCCATGCCGGCGCAGGAGAAATTTGCCAGGGCGGGATATGACGTTGCCGCGCTGCTGGATCCGCGATGA
- a CDS encoding type II secretion system F family protein, with protein sequence MISALLGVTAGAGFFLIWWSFWESPKPAFPKERTSRLADLLAGAGIEKVSASGLVGTCLGLGLFVGLVFFAVTHSWPISFCFGLFGAWLPVTVLRWKAKKRSALLRTLWPDVVDHLRSAIRAGLPLPEALIQLGDKGPEELRYVFRDFGADYRAGGQFEASLNQLKHRLADPVADRIVEALRLTREVGGSDLGKLLGTLAEFLRESARTRSELEARQSWTINAARLAVAAPWIVMMLLATRPEAVQAYNTPMGAAVLLGGLVVSLFCYSVMLRIGALPQDERVLR encoded by the coding sequence ATGATATCGGCACTTTTGGGAGTAACGGCGGGTGCAGGGTTCTTCCTGATCTGGTGGTCCTTCTGGGAGTCACCGAAACCTGCGTTTCCCAAGGAAAGGACCAGCCGCCTCGCTGACCTCCTTGCCGGGGCGGGAATAGAGAAGGTGTCGGCATCAGGACTGGTGGGCACCTGCCTTGGGCTCGGACTTTTCGTAGGCCTTGTCTTTTTTGCAGTGACCCACTCGTGGCCAATCTCCTTCTGCTTCGGGTTGTTTGGGGCCTGGCTTCCGGTAACAGTCCTTCGCTGGAAGGCAAAGAAGAGGAGCGCGTTGCTGCGCACACTCTGGCCCGACGTCGTCGACCACCTCCGTTCTGCCATCCGCGCAGGGCTGCCGCTGCCGGAGGCCCTCATCCAGCTCGGTGACAAAGGCCCCGAGGAACTCCGCTACGTCTTCAGGGATTTCGGTGCAGACTATCGGGCCGGAGGCCAGTTCGAGGCCTCGCTCAACCAGCTCAAGCACCGGCTGGCCGATCCTGTTGCGGACCGAATCGTGGAGGCGCTGCGCCTGACAAGGGAGGTTGGAGGCTCAGACCTCGGAAAGCTCCTCGGAACCCTGGCTGAGTTTCTGCGGGAAAGCGCCCGCACTCGCAGTGAGCTGGAAGCACGGCAGTCCTGGACAATAAACGCAGCACGGCTCGCCGTTGCCGCGCCCTGGATCGTCATGATGCTCCTTGCGACGAGACCGGAGGCAGTGCAGGCATACAACACGCCGATGGGTGCCGCCGTTCTGCTTGGAGGCTTGGTCGTTTCCCTGTTCTGCTACTCCGTGATGCTTCGGATTGGTGCACTTCCCCAAGACGAGAGGGTGCTCAGGTGA
- a CDS encoding type II secretion system F family protein, translating into MEVSPPGVVVGVLLGVGLWLVIFRSPFMRAVTLSQRIEPQLKSQNLESRLLHAGEHNVTPFGPLERILRPMVRDGLAALGRLNPASKTTARRLAQAGISKSPVDFRAEQLLWAAAGFAISIVFIVLGAASGRFNPLLAVVAVLGSAIGGFMFRDYWLGAQIRRRESRMMAEFPSLAELMALAVSAGESATGALDRVCRSAKGELTKEFSKILAETRAGKPLIQALQEFSARTDLTPLVRFVDGIVVAVERGTPLADVLRAQAQDVRDTAKRDLMEAAGKKEIAMMVPLVFGVLPLTVVFAVFPGIAAISLGF; encoded by the coding sequence ATGGAGGTTTCTCCTCCGGGAGTTGTGGTCGGAGTGCTGTTGGGAGTGGGACTGTGGCTGGTGATCTTCCGGTCTCCTTTCATGCGCGCCGTCACGTTGTCGCAGCGCATCGAGCCGCAGCTGAAGTCACAAAATCTTGAGTCAAGGCTTCTGCACGCAGGGGAACACAACGTAACGCCGTTTGGGCCGCTCGAACGGATCCTTCGACCTATGGTGCGGGATGGCCTGGCGGCTCTCGGCCGGCTGAACCCCGCATCGAAAACTACGGCGCGAAGATTGGCGCAGGCAGGTATCAGCAAGTCCCCTGTCGATTTTCGGGCTGAGCAACTCCTGTGGGCAGCTGCTGGGTTCGCTATCTCGATCGTCTTCATCGTTCTAGGTGCGGCTTCTGGAAGGTTCAACCCCCTCCTGGCTGTCGTTGCTGTCTTGGGAAGTGCCATCGGCGGGTTCATGTTCCGGGACTACTGGCTCGGCGCGCAGATCCGCCGCCGGGAATCGAGGATGATGGCGGAGTTCCCCAGTTTGGCAGAACTGATGGCGTTGGCGGTCAGCGCAGGAGAGAGCGCTACGGGCGCACTGGACCGGGTCTGCCGTAGCGCCAAGGGCGAGCTCACCAAAGAGTTTTCGAAGATCCTCGCTGAAACGAGGGCGGGTAAGCCGCTGATCCAGGCACTACAAGAGTTTTCAGCGCGGACAGATCTGACACCACTCGTACGTTTCGTGGACGGCATCGTGGTCGCGGTGGAGCGGGGGACGCCTTTGGCTGATGTCCTCCGAGCCCAAGCCCAGGACGTACGCGACACAGCCAAGCGTGACCTTATGGAGGCTGCCGGCAAAAAGGAGATTGCCATGATGGTTCCGCTGGTGTTCGGCGTGCTCCCTTTGACCGTGGTCTTTGCCGTCTTTCCGGGCATCGCCGCAATCAGTTTGGGATTTTGA
- a CDS encoding TadE family protein, with product MVDFVLVGSLLTLFFLAIIQLTLVLHVRNTLIDAAASGARYGTLADRSAADAEERTRGLIQSALNAGFAQQVSTSEVTYQGLRTLEVTVSAPMPLIGLIGPRDLLEVKGHAAVQP from the coding sequence GTGGTCGATTTTGTCCTGGTAGGCAGCCTGCTCACGCTGTTCTTCCTCGCTATCATCCAGCTGACACTGGTCCTGCACGTGAGGAACACGTTGATTGATGCTGCAGCATCCGGTGCCCGTTATGGGACTCTCGCTGACCGGAGTGCCGCAGACGCGGAGGAACGGACCCGTGGTCTGATTCAGTCCGCCTTAAATGCGGGCTTCGCACAGCAAGTGAGCACCAGCGAGGTGACGTACCAGGGTTTGCGGACCTTGGAAGTGACCGTAAGTGCCCCCATGCCCTTGATTGGTCTTATCGGCCCCCGGGACCTGCTGGAGGTGAAGGGGCATGCGGCAGTGCAACCGTGA
- a CDS encoding pilus assembly protein TadG-related protein: MPKDDNGQMMVMVLGYVVVALLVTTVVIGISSVYLEHKRLLSLADGASLAAAGSYTLGEVETQGGSPSAVLSPARVRNVAADFVSRTPASQRFDGLAVAGATGSPDGSTAVVVLTAAVHPPVVNFLVPDGIRIEATSTARSRLTR, encoded by the coding sequence ATGCCAAAAGATGACAACGGCCAGATGATGGTGATGGTCCTGGGCTACGTCGTTGTGGCCCTGCTTGTTACAACAGTGGTCATCGGCATTTCGTCCGTCTACCTCGAACACAAGCGGCTGCTTTCCCTGGCCGATGGTGCCTCACTTGCTGCCGCCGGCAGTTACACCCTTGGCGAGGTGGAAACACAAGGCGGCAGCCCGTCCGCGGTCTTGAGCCCCGCAAGGGTGAGGAACGTGGCAGCAGACTTCGTCTCCAGGACTCCCGCGTCACAGCGCTTCGATGGTCTCGCCGTCGCAGGGGCAACGGGCAGTCCAGACGGTTCCACCGCCGTCGTCGTGCTGACTGCTGCTGTCCACCCGCCAGTGGTGAACTTCCTGGTGCCCGACGGTATCCGGATCGAGGCGACTTCGACCGCACGCTCCCGTCTTACCCGCTGA
- the prfB gene encoding peptide chain release factor 2 yields MANIDFSAEIRALRATYESIERVSDVEALKEDIAELSERAGEPDLWDDPSAAQKITSRLSHRQTELERLNTLVSRIDDLEVLVELGQDEDDADSMGEAAAELESVKKALKDLEVVTLLSGEYDEREAVVSIRAGAGGVDAADFAEMLMRMYLRWAERHGYPTTVMDTSYAEEAGLKSATFEVKAPYAFGTLSVEAGTHRLVRISPFDNQGRRQTSFAAVEVIPLIEQTDSIEIPDNEIRVDVFRSSGPGGQSVNTTDSAVRLTHIPTGTVVSMQNEKSQLQNRAAAMRVLQSRLLLLKKEQEDAEKKAFAGDVKASWGDQMRSYVLNPYQMVKDLRTEHEVGNTSAVFDGEIDDFIDAGIRWRTDNRNAEK; encoded by the coding sequence ATGGCCAATATTGATTTTTCCGCTGAAATCCGCGCCCTTCGCGCCACCTACGAGTCCATTGAGCGAGTCTCTGACGTAGAGGCACTGAAGGAAGACATCGCCGAACTCAGCGAGCGGGCTGGCGAACCGGACCTGTGGGACGACCCCTCGGCGGCACAGAAAATCACTTCACGGCTGTCGCACCGCCAGACGGAGCTGGAGCGCCTCAACACCCTGGTTTCAAGGATCGATGACCTTGAGGTCCTGGTGGAGCTCGGGCAGGACGAGGACGACGCCGACTCCATGGGGGAGGCTGCCGCCGAACTGGAGTCCGTCAAAAAAGCCCTGAAGGACCTTGAAGTGGTCACCCTGCTTTCGGGTGAGTATGACGAGCGCGAGGCCGTAGTCTCAATCCGGGCCGGCGCCGGTGGCGTGGATGCTGCTGACTTCGCCGAGATGCTGATGCGCATGTACCTCCGTTGGGCCGAGCGGCACGGGTACCCCACCACCGTCATGGACACGTCCTACGCAGAAGAAGCCGGTCTGAAGTCCGCAACATTCGAAGTGAAGGCACCCTACGCCTTCGGCACCCTCAGCGTGGAGGCCGGAACCCACCGGCTCGTAAGAATCAGCCCCTTCGACAACCAAGGCCGGCGTCAGACTTCCTTCGCCGCCGTCGAAGTCATCCCGCTGATCGAGCAGACGGACTCGATCGAGATCCCGGACAACGAGATCCGCGTTGACGTGTTCCGCTCTTCAGGCCCGGGCGGCCAGTCGGTCAACACCACCGACTCGGCAGTCCGTTTGACCCACATCCCCACCGGGACCGTAGTTTCAATGCAGAACGAAAAGTCGCAGCTGCAAAACCGCGCCGCCGCAATGCGTGTGCTGCAGTCCAGGCTCCTGCTCCTCAAAAAGGAACAGGAAGACGCCGAAAAGAAGGCGTTTGCCGGCGATGTGAAGGCGTCCTGGGGTGACCAGATGCGCTCCTATGTCCTCAACCCCTACCAAATGGTCAAGGACCTCCGGACCGAGCACGAAGTCGGAAACACCTCGGCAGTCTTCGACGGTGAAATCGACGACTTCATCGATGCCGGCATCAGGTGGCGCACGGACAACCGGAACGCCGAGAAATAA
- the ftsE gene encoding cell division ATP-binding protein FtsE, translating into MIRFENVTKVYDQKARPALDSVNLEIDRGEFAFLVGASGSGKSTFLRLVLKEDRASSGAVYVAGQNVAKISSWRVPRLRRGIGVVFQDFRLLPQKNVFANVAFAMQVIGKSRSVIRDTVPEVLKTVGLEGKEHRMPHELSGGEQQRVAIARAVVNRPGILLADEPTGNLDPTTSMGIMGILDKINQNGTTVVMATHDDDIVNEMRKRVVELKNGVIIRDEARALYTSMIPVVGQSRRLKDASGRENPETGQPHEGEGQR; encoded by the coding sequence ATGATTCGATTCGAAAATGTCACCAAGGTCTACGACCAGAAAGCCCGGCCTGCGCTGGACTCCGTCAACCTTGAGATTGACCGCGGCGAATTCGCCTTCCTGGTCGGTGCGTCCGGCTCCGGCAAGTCCACCTTCCTCCGGCTGGTCCTCAAGGAGGACCGGGCAAGCTCCGGGGCTGTCTACGTCGCCGGCCAGAACGTTGCCAAGATCTCCAGCTGGCGCGTGCCCCGGCTTCGCCGCGGCATCGGCGTCGTCTTCCAGGACTTCCGGCTCCTGCCCCAGAAAAACGTCTTCGCCAACGTTGCCTTCGCCATGCAGGTGATCGGCAAGAGCCGCAGCGTCATCCGGGACACCGTCCCCGAGGTCCTCAAAACTGTGGGTCTGGAGGGCAAAGAACACCGCATGCCGCACGAACTGTCCGGCGGCGAGCAGCAGCGCGTGGCCATCGCCCGTGCCGTCGTCAACAGGCCAGGCATCCTCCTCGCGGACGAGCCCACCGGAAACCTGGACCCCACCACGTCGATGGGCATCATGGGCATCCTGGACAAAATCAACCAAAACGGAACCACCGTAGTGATGGCAACCCACGACGACGACATCGTCAACGAGATGCGCAAGCGAGTGGTCGAGCTCAAGAACGGCGTCATCATCCGCGACGAGGCAAGAGCCCTTTACACGTCGATGATCCCGGTCGTTGGCCAGTCGCGCAGGCTCAAGGACGCCAGCGGCAGGGAAAACCCGGAAACGGGACAGCCGCACGAAGGCGAGGGACAGCGATGA
- the ftsX gene encoding permease-like cell division protein FtsX yields MRLAFILSEIGSGLRRNVSMVVSVILVTFVSLTFVGAAGMLQMQINQMKGYWYDKVQVAVFLCSEGSTAAGCAGGPVTAEQQESLNGLLESPAVAQYINDFQFESKEEAYTHFKDQFSNSPIVDSVTPDQLPASFRINMKDPEKYQIISETFSSQPGVETVIDQRQLLERLFSVMNGASLVAVSIAGVMIVCAILLITTTIRLSAFSRRRETGIMRLVGASKTVIQLPFILEGVIAAVIGAALASGTLWAVAHFFLGEFMSQQYPDTAFISSGQTLILAPALIILGGSLAGISSLLTLRRYLRV; encoded by the coding sequence ATGAGGCTCGCGTTCATCCTCAGCGAGATCGGCAGCGGACTCCGCCGCAACGTCTCCATGGTGGTCTCGGTCATCCTGGTCACCTTCGTCTCGCTCACCTTCGTTGGCGCAGCAGGAATGCTGCAGATGCAGATCAACCAGATGAAGGGTTACTGGTACGACAAAGTCCAGGTAGCCGTCTTCCTGTGCAGTGAAGGGTCGACGGCGGCTGGTTGCGCCGGCGGACCCGTCACCGCCGAACAGCAGGAAAGCCTCAACGGGCTGCTGGAGTCTCCTGCCGTGGCGCAATACATCAACGACTTCCAGTTCGAGTCCAAGGAAGAGGCGTACACACACTTCAAAGACCAGTTCTCGAATTCGCCCATCGTGGACTCGGTGACGCCGGACCAGCTGCCGGCATCCTTCCGGATTAACATGAAGGACCCGGAAAAGTATCAGATCATCAGCGAAACCTTCTCCTCCCAGCCCGGCGTGGAGACGGTTATCGACCAGCGCCAGCTGCTTGAGCGCCTCTTCTCGGTAATGAACGGGGCCTCCCTTGTGGCGGTCAGCATCGCCGGTGTCATGATCGTGTGCGCCATCCTGCTGATCACAACCACCATCAGGCTCTCCGCCTTCAGCCGCCGCCGGGAAACGGGAATCATGCGCCTGGTGGGCGCCTCGAAAACGGTGATCCAGCTTCCCTTTATCCTGGAAGGCGTCATCGCCGCCGTCATCGGCGCTGCCTTGGCCTCCGGAACGCTGTGGGCCGTTGCACACTTCTTCCTCGGCGAGTTCATGTCTCAGCAGTACCCGGACACGGCCTTCATCTCATCCGGCCAAACATTGATCCTCGCACCCGCGCTGATAATCCTTGGCGGATCCTTGGCCGGTATTTCGTCCCTCTTGACTTTGCGCAGATACCTTCGCGTCTAG
- a CDS encoding M23 family metallopeptidase — protein sequence MNVTDQTSPRHRLNSRRKAPQRTSVISAVLAVVLAAGLASSTPVAFADELEDKQKALEAEATRVQQSLEFVDSRIAKAASDLVIYQGRLPGAQQALLEAQGRVAGAVKEVESLSARVDMAQQNKAKITQQMETDKKKIADTKKLIGQIATQAYKSGGVPSNLSLFFGSNNGGSLTETMDLADQAMRSQNAAMDKLQQQNATNVNSEARLQAVEAEIKDLKAKADAALEREKIARDEAAEKKEQVDKLIADTSRLDAQLQAAKPKIQSQLAGVQASQNAVAAEIKERDRKLREAWEAEQRRLAEAAAAEHRRQAEAAAAAAAAAAAARNQPPPPVQPYVPPAPPAPSVGSPSAFGLRHPFDGSVPITSGFGWRATPPGTIDFYGQGGYMHTGLDFGAACGTPVYAAAAGEVFSSGWSSADGGGWRVKISHGLMEGNTLNTIYYHNASIVVSNGQRVSQGQLIAYSGNTGNSTGCHAHFETWLNGNAVDPMGLL from the coding sequence ATGAACGTAACGGACCAAACTTCGCCCCGGCACCGACTGAACAGTCGGCGCAAAGCACCGCAGCGCACCAGCGTTATCAGCGCCGTGCTGGCCGTTGTCCTCGCAGCAGGGCTGGCTTCGTCCACCCCGGTGGCTTTCGCCGACGAGCTTGAAGACAAGCAGAAGGCACTTGAGGCAGAGGCAACCAGGGTCCAGCAGTCCTTGGAATTCGTTGATTCCCGAATCGCCAAGGCTGCGAGTGACCTGGTGATCTACCAGGGTCGGCTGCCTGGAGCCCAGCAGGCCCTCCTGGAAGCCCAGGGCCGAGTGGCCGGGGCCGTCAAGGAAGTCGAATCGCTCTCCGCACGCGTGGACATGGCCCAGCAGAACAAGGCCAAAATTACGCAGCAAATGGAAACTGATAAGAAAAAGATTGCAGACACAAAGAAGCTGATCGGTCAGATCGCCACCCAGGCGTACAAATCCGGGGGCGTACCCTCAAACCTGTCCCTGTTCTTTGGCTCCAACAACGGCGGAAGCTTGACCGAGACCATGGACCTGGCAGACCAGGCCATGCGCAGCCAGAACGCGGCCATGGACAAGCTGCAGCAGCAGAACGCCACTAATGTGAACTCCGAAGCCCGTTTGCAAGCGGTGGAAGCCGAGATCAAGGACTTGAAAGCCAAAGCCGACGCTGCCCTCGAGCGGGAGAAGATTGCCCGTGACGAAGCGGCGGAGAAGAAGGAACAGGTAGATAAGCTAATCGCCGATACCAGCCGCCTTGACGCTCAACTGCAGGCAGCCAAGCCTAAGATCCAGTCGCAGTTGGCGGGTGTTCAGGCCAGCCAAAACGCCGTTGCCGCCGAAATCAAGGAACGCGACCGAAAGCTGCGGGAGGCCTGGGAAGCCGAGCAGCGGAGGCTGGCGGAAGCCGCCGCAGCCGAGCATCGCAGGCAGGCGGAGGCCGCAGCCGCCGCCGCTGCTGCTGCGGCAGCAGCACGCAACCAGCCGCCACCGCCCGTGCAACCTTACGTGCCGCCCGCACCGCCCGCGCCCTCAGTCGGTTCGCCGTCTGCCTTCGGCCTACGGCATCCCTTTGACGGAAGCGTCCCGATCACGTCCGGGTTCGGCTGGCGTGCCACCCCGCCAGGCACCATCGACTTCTATGGACAGGGCGGCTACATGCACACGGGGCTGGACTTTGGCGCAGCCTGCGGCACGCCTGTCTACGCCGCCGCAGCGGGCGAGGTCTTCAGCTCCGGCTGGAGCTCAGCCGACGGCGGAGGCTGGAGGGTAAAGATCTCCCACGGCCTGATGGAGGGCAACACGCTGAACACCATCTACTACCACAATGCCAGCATCGTGGTATCGAACGGACAGCGGGTCTCGCAGGGGCAGCTGATCGCCTACTCCGGCAACACGGGCAACTCCACCGGCTGCCACGCCCACTTCGAAACCTGGCTGAACGGCAACGCCGTGGATCCAATGGGGCTGCTCTAA
- the smpB gene encoding SsrA-binding protein SmpB translates to MPKESGRKVVATNRKARHDYHVLDTYEAGIALMGTEVKSLREGHASMVDGFCTFYNDELWMEAIHIPEYNQGSWTNHAARRRRKLLLHREELIKISHKVRESGYTIVPLQLYFVDGRAKVEIGVARGKREYDKRQTLREQQDNREAQREMRERNRRR, encoded by the coding sequence TTGCCTAAAGAAAGTGGCCGTAAAGTGGTGGCCACCAACCGCAAGGCCCGGCATGACTACCACGTGCTGGACACCTACGAGGCTGGAATCGCGCTCATGGGGACCGAAGTAAAGTCCCTGCGCGAGGGCCACGCCTCCATGGTGGACGGATTCTGCACCTTCTACAACGACGAGCTGTGGATGGAAGCTATCCACATCCCGGAATACAACCAGGGCAGTTGGACCAACCACGCAGCCCGCCGCCGCCGCAAGCTGCTGCTGCACCGTGAGGAACTGATTAAGATCTCGCACAAGGTGCGTGAATCGGGCTACACCATTGTGCCTTTGCAGTTGTACTTCGTTGACGGCCGCGCCAAGGTCGAAATCGGCGTGGCCCGAGGCAAGCGCGAGTACGACAAGCGCCAGACACTCCGTGAGCAGCAGGACAACCGGGAAGCGCAGCGCGAAATGCGGGAGCGCAACCGCCGCCGGTAG
- a CDS encoding S1C family serine protease, whose product MNQGSEPAAPVPDDDALDSYSQTVMRVAETVTPHVAAIEMTSTRRNSRFRVGAGSAVLFTEDGYLLTNSHVVAGTNKGHAAFADGSRTDLELVGVDPLSDLAVVRGKAPRVAPARFGDAETLRVGQLVIAVGNPLGLAGSVTAGVVSGLGRSIPVWAGGNRRVIEDVIQTDAALNPGSSGGALADAHGRIVGINTAVAGAGLGLAVPINTTTRRIISALLNDGRVRRAYLGVVSTPIRLNASAVIRTGQRDGLRVVEVLAGSPAGRAGLQAGDIILTAGSRALSNAESLQKLLFSDAIGQPLQIRVLRDGREVDLVAVPEEMQTNGQ is encoded by the coding sequence ATGAACCAAGGGAGTGAGCCAGCCGCACCGGTGCCCGACGACGACGCCTTGGACTCGTATTCGCAGACAGTCATGCGGGTGGCTGAGACGGTAACGCCGCACGTCGCGGCCATCGAAATGACCAGCACCCGCCGGAACAGCCGGTTCCGTGTGGGAGCAGGTTCCGCAGTCCTCTTTACCGAGGACGGTTATCTCCTCACGAACTCCCACGTGGTGGCCGGCACGAATAAGGGCCATGCCGCGTTTGCCGACGGCAGCCGGACTGATCTGGAACTCGTGGGGGTGGATCCCTTGTCGGATCTCGCCGTGGTCCGCGGGAAAGCACCGAGAGTGGCTCCTGCCCGGTTCGGCGACGCCGAGACGTTGCGTGTGGGCCAGCTGGTTATCGCAGTCGGGAATCCGCTGGGGCTGGCAGGATCGGTCACGGCCGGAGTCGTGAGCGGGCTGGGCCGTTCCATTCCGGTCTGGGCTGGCGGCAACCGGAGGGTGATCGAAGACGTCATCCAGACCGACGCTGCCCTCAATCCAGGCAGTTCCGGCGGCGCCCTGGCAGACGCGCACGGGAGGATTGTGGGCATCAACACCGCAGTGGCCGGCGCCGGGCTGGGCCTTGCCGTTCCAATTAACACGACAACAAGGCGAATCATCTCAGCCCTGCTGAATGACGGACGGGTCAGGCGGGCCTACCTCGGTGTGGTGAGCACCCCGATTCGGTTGAACGCCAGCGCGGTGATCAGGACGGGCCAGCGGGACGGGCTCAGGGTGGTGGAGGTGCTGGCCGGATCACCCGCAGGCCGGGCGGGCCTGCAGGCCGGCGATATCATCCTCACCGCCGGAAGCCGCGCCCTCAGCAACGCCGAGAGCCTGCAGAAGCTGCTGTTCTCCGATGCGATCGGGCAGCCGCTGCAGATCAGGGTGCTGCGGGACGGCAGGGAAGTGGACCTGGTTGCTGTGCCGGAAGAGATGCAAACAAACGGGCAGTGA
- a CDS encoding CrcB family protein, with translation MTAALVGLFGVAGALLRFAVDSWFAHHASIRTARPVVGSSGGSGAKARLHWPWATLLVNAAGCFIIGATHAITVRLGLAAEWHTALATGLAGGLTTFSSWTTATVRLLSEARFGSAVLNVAANLVLGFGAAAAGIALAV, from the coding sequence ATGACTGCTGCTCTGGTGGGCCTGTTCGGCGTCGCCGGCGCTCTTCTTCGTTTCGCCGTGGACAGCTGGTTTGCCCATCACGCGTCCATCCGGACGGCGCGCCCGGTGGTCGGTTCCTCAGGCGGTTCCGGGGCCAAGGCGAGGCTGCATTGGCCCTGGGCCACGCTGCTGGTGAACGCCGCAGGGTGCTTCATTATCGGCGCCACCCACGCCATCACCGTACGGCTGGGGCTGGCCGCGGAATGGCACACCGCACTGGCCACCGGGCTGGCAGGCGGACTGACGACCTTCAGCTCGTGGACCACGGCGACAGTGCGGTTGCTGAGTGAGGCGCGGTTCGGCTCCGCGGTGTTGAATGTGGCCGCCAATCTGGTCCTCGGCTTTGGGGCTGCCGCTGCCGGGATTGCCCTGGCTGTCTGA
- a CDS encoding CrcB family protein: MKPAGTPAGRAWLAVAAGGLLGTELRYGLGLVFPDVPGSVPWATLWINIGGSFVLAALTTIWMSRPHTAFWLRAGLGPGLLGSFTTFSAVVFSADQLARAGEHLVSVAYLVLSLLLGLAAAGLGWRFGKVVAGVIGPGAGSTP, encoded by the coding sequence ATGAAACCAGCCGGCACGCCGGCGGGACGCGCCTGGCTTGCTGTTGCCGCCGGAGGCCTCCTCGGCACCGAATTGCGGTACGGTCTGGGGCTCGTGTTTCCTGATGTTCCGGGGTCGGTGCCGTGGGCCACGCTGTGGATCAACATTGGCGGCAGCTTCGTCCTGGCAGCGTTGACAACCATCTGGATGTCCCGGCCCCACACAGCATTCTGGCTGCGGGCAGGGCTCGGGCCGGGACTGCTGGGGTCCTTCACAACGTTCTCCGCCGTGGTGTTTTCGGCGGATCAGTTGGCCCGGGCCGGGGAGCATTTGGTGTCGGTGGCCTACCTGGTGCTGTCGTTGCTTCTTGGGTTGGCCGCCGCCGGATTGGGGTGGCGGTTCGGCAAGGTGGTGGCCGGGGTTATTGGTCCCGGCGCGGGTAGCACGCCGTGA